Below is a window of Numenius arquata chromosome 28, bNumArq3.hap1.1, whole genome shotgun sequence DNA.
attttccagGGGTTTTTTAAGGGCTTTTCCtgggtttttaacatttttggtggcttttttctggttttagtggggttttttgacacttttgttggttttttaacatttttggtgttttttttaacaattttgttgggttttttaacatttttgatggctttttaacatttttggtgGGTTTCTTTAACACTTTCCACggttttttcaacatttttggtggttttttagcacttttggtgggtttttttagcacttttggtggtttttttagcactttttggtggttttttaattttcGGTGGCTTTTTTAacggttttggtgggtttttttaacacattttgtgggttttttgaagctttttgtggggttttttaacgcattttggtggtttttttaacacttttattggttttttaacacttttgttgggtttttaacacttttattcGGTTTTTAccaattttgttgggtttttttagcacctttattgggttttttagcacttttattggtttttaacacttttgttgggttttttaacacttttgttggcttttttaaaacttttattggtttttaacacttttgttggtttttttagcacttttagtgggttttttagcacttttattggctttttttagcacttttgttgggtttttaacgcttttgttgggtttttttaacacttttgttgggtttttaacacttattgggtttttttaacacttttggtgggctttttttaacacttttattgttttttaatgcttttgttgttttttttagcacttttgttgggttttttaacacttggtgggtttttttagcacttgtgttggttttttaacacttttattgggctttttagcacttttattggttttttaacacttttattgcatttttttaacacttttattggttttttaacgcttttgttgggtttttttaacacttttgttggttttttaacacttattgggtttttttaacacttttggtgggcttttttaacacttttattggttttttaacgcttttgttgggttttttaacacttttgttggtttttttaacacattggtttttaacacttttgttgggtttttaacacttttattgttttttttttagcacttttgttggttttttaacgcttttgttggttttttaacacttttgttgggttttttaacacttttgttgggtttttttaacacttctattgggttttttaacacttttattggttttttaacacttttattggttttttttagcacttttgttggttttttaacgcttttgttgggttttttagcGCTATTAttggttttttaacacttttattgggtttttaacacttttggtggttttttttagcatttttattggtttttttagcacttttgatgggttttttaacacttttattgggttttttagcacttttgttggtttttaacaCATCCGTTGGTTTTTTTACCGCTTCCGTTGGGTTTTTTAacgctccccctccccctcccccttttctccttccacctcAAAGATCTTCCTTGGCCCAGAAGCTCCCCGAGGTCTTCACCgtcacctcttcctcctcttcttcctcctcctcttcctcctcctccatctcccgggggcgggggggggtggggggttcggGGAGGGGGTCACCTCGGCGATGGATGTCCCTGGCCGCCCTCACGCCCGATTTCACGGAGGTCTCGATCCAGGCGTGGGGTTGGGCGGTGTGTTCCCCGGCGAAGAAGATCCTCCCTTGAGGTGGGAAGAGGAGCTCCGAGTAGTCCACGAACTGATAAGGGGTGAAGGCGGCGAAGGCCCCCATGGAATGAAGGTCCAGTTGCCACTTTTGGACCACCTTTTCGGGGCAAATCTCCCGTAGGTAGCCCTCCGTCAAGTCGTGGACGGCGGCCAGGTCTTGAAAGACCACCTCCAGGATCTCCTCGTCCTTCAAAGGTAGGAAGAAGTCGGCGTCGTCGTTCCAAGTGTAGGAAGCCAAGATGACCCCCAAACCGTCGGAGAAGTTGTGGTTGGGGTAGTAGATGAAGCGGGAAGGGCGGTCGGTGACGGATTGTCCACCCCGGATACCTTCCTCTTCCCAAAACTTCCGGGTGCAAACCAAGGCCACCTTGGTGGAGGCGGCGTAGTGGAGGGAGCGTAGGGCGTGGGActtgggaagagaaagaggagggtgGAAGCGGATGCGCCTGGTGGCCTTGGCGGTGGAGGTGACGAGGACGTAATCGGCGGTCACGTGgttgagggaggaagaagagttgGAGGCGTTGTAGAAGACCCGGACCTTGTCTCCCTCGGCGACGATCTTCTTCACGGTGGAATTGAAGAGGACGACGCCGGGCAGGGCTTTGCGGAAGGCCCCGGGGAGTCGGTCGAACCCCCCCGTGATCTCATCGAAactggaaaggaaggagaaggaggaggtcaaAGAAGGTCCTCGAGGGGTTGGGAAGCGTAGGAACTCTCCCGGAGGTACCAACAGAGCTTGGTGGCACCTTTGAACCGGGAGGGATCCCAGCTGGGCATCGAGGCCACCAAGAGGGATCCCACCGAGGCCACCAAGAGGGGTCCCAtcgaggccaccaggagggatcccatTGAGGCCACCAGGAGAGATCCCACCGAGGCCACCAGGAGGGGCCCAtcgaggccaccaggagggatcccatcGAGGCCACCAGGAGGGGTTCCATCAAGACATCAACACCACCAGGAGGGGTCCCACCAAGGCCACCAAGAGGGGTCCCATCGAGGCCACCAGGAGGGGTCCCACCAAGACATCAAGGCCACCAAGAGGGGTCCCATcaaggccaccaggagggatcccatcGACACCACCAGGAAGGGTCCCATcaaggccaccaggagggatTCCACcaaggccaccaggagggatcccatcAAGACATCAACaccaccaggagggatcccatcAAGGCCACCAGGAGGGGTCCCATCAAAACATCAACaccaccaggagggatcccatcGAGGCCACCAGGAGGGGTCCCATCAAGACATcaaggccaccaggagggatcccatcGAGCCCACCAGGAAAGGTCCCATCGAGGCCACCAAGAGGGGTCCTAtcgaggccaccaggagggatcccatcGAGCCCACCAGGAGGGGTCCCATCAAGGCCACCAGGAAAGGTCCCATCGAGGCCACCAAGAGGGGTCCTAtcgaggccaccaggagggatcccatcGAGCCCACCAGGAAAGGTCCCATCGAGGCCACCAAGAGGGGTCCTATCGAGGCCACCAGGAGAGATCCCACCGAGGCCACCAGGAAGGGTCCCATcaaggccaccaggagggatTCCACcaaggccaccaggagggatcccatcAAGACATCAACaccaccaggagggatcccatcAAGGCCACCAGGAGGGGTCCCATCAAAACATCAACaccaccaggagggatcccatcGAGGCCACCAGGAGGGGTCCCATCAAGACATcaaggccaccaggagggatcccatcGAGCCCACCAGGAAAGGTCCCATCGAGGCCACCAAGAGGGGTCCTAtcgaggccaccaggagggatcccatcgagcccaccaggagggatcccatcgaggccaccaggagggatcccaccgaggccaccaggagggatcccatcaaggccaccaggagggatcccatcGAGGCCACCAGGAGGGGTCCCACCAAGGCCACCAAGAGGGGTCCCATCGAGGCCACCAGGAGGGGTCCCATCAAGACATCAACGCCACCAGGAGGGGTCCCATCAACGCCACCAGGAGGGGTCCCATCAAGGCCACCAGGAGGGGTCACATCGAGGCCACCCAGATGTCCTCTCCGTGGTGGTCCTACCTCGTGTCAGAGAAGATATAGTAGTGCCACACGGAGTCGAGGAAGGAGAGGTAGAACCCCGAGTCCTCGTTCATCAAGTCACCGATCATGTCGACGGCTCCTCGGCTCAAATTTCCTTCTTTAATCAAATATTCCtagaaaaacccaaaaaacccaaaaaaagacattattatcTCCATCGGCGcaccttttcccctctttttatcCCCAAAAAAATCCAGCTCCTCGTCCATTTAAAGCCCAAACCGGaagtttgagggggggggggggtttacgGAGCTCTCGTTGCTGGAGATCAACGTCTCCTTCAGAAGAAGTTCTGGAGATGAAGGAACAAAGGAAATTCGGGGCCTGGGCGGGGGGAAGAACACCCCTGAGGACCCCACGGGGGTCCAATTTGCTCCGTTTTTGGGggaaaacccacccaaaaacgTCAAGGGAGGAAGAGATTGGAGAGGTAGAGCCTTTCTCGAAGAAGGGATGAAGGTTGGTGGCCATCGGGGGGGTCAAATTTACACCCCAGCCCTTTACCTTGGTGGAGAAGGAGTCGTATTTGGCCAAAACGGCCTTGCAGTCCATCTTCTGGAAGCTCTtgagagcctggagaagaaacaTTGATGGATTCAGAGTCTTCCTCAACCCATGGTTGAGTCCTCTTCCACCCATGGTTGGGTCTCCCTCAACCCAAGGTGCAAGTGAAGGTCCACCACAGcttcatagagtggttagagttggaagggaccttaaagaccatccagttccatgggcatggacacctcccaccagcccaggttggtccaagccctgtccaacctggtcttgaaccacctccagggatgggaaacatcttccaagccccgtccaacctggtcttgaaccaccACCAGGGATGGGAAACATcttccaagccccgtccaacctggtcttgaaccatctccagggatgggagacacctcccacaagaccaggttgctccaagccccgtccaacctggtcttgaaccatctccaaggatgggaaACAtcttccaagccccatccaacctggtcttgaaccacctccagggatgggagacacctcccaccagcccaggttgctccaagccccatccaacctggtcttgaaccacctccagggatgggagacacctcccaagccccatccaacctggtcttgagccacctccagggatgggctcTGAAAGGAGCTtgaaggtctccttggagccttctcttctccaggataaacccCCCCGCAAAACTCTCAACCCTTGGATCATCCCCGTAGCTTCCTCCAGCcccactccaagaggtccatggcCTTAGTTTGGGGGTGGAGGTGGACGAGCAAAGTTGCCCCCGTTGGGCACGTACCTTCTCAAGAGTTTCTCTGTAGAGCTCTCGGGCGCTCTTGCCCTTCTCGGAGGGTTTCACTGGATACTTGAGGACATCGGGGTTCCTGGTGACCTCCTCGGCCCGTGCCCGAACGCCGTTCACCAAAAACCAGGCCTTGGGGTCCGTCTCCTTGAAGGGGTTGAGCTTGAGGCCAAACTGCTTGATGAATTCCCtcaccagcctggagaagaggaaaaggacacGTGGtgacaaccaaccaaccaaccaaccaaccaaccaaccaaccaaccaaacccccctCAAGAAACCTCCACCAAAGCCTAAAAAGGACCGTTTTCCATCAACCGCATCTGATTTTTGGGGGCCTGAGGGGAGATGGTGGCCCTTTGGCTCATGTTCTTCTGGTTGCCCAAGGATGGGACGGGGAGGAAGAGAGATGGGTGGTTGGAAGACCCCAGGTTCGGTGTCTTCTCCATCCCACCCGCTGGAACGTCCATCTCCTCATGCCGTGACCTCCAAACCAGAGGTCTCCTTCCATTTTCCCACCTCAAAGACGGATGATGGGGTGGGTTTGACCCCTTTATGGAGATGTTCTCCAGGCGGAGAGATGGGGCGGagacctccttcctccccaaacccacctcctgctcctcagccccatcTCAAAGCAGAGCTTTGGGGTCGGTTCCTCACCCCGTGGTGGCCACCAAGAGGGACGTGGGCCTTTACCTCTTCCCGGGGCGTTTCTGGGCCCATGGCTGAGCCCACCTCCTTGGAGACCCTCTTGgagaccccagcccacccccTTGGAGACCAGGTTGGGTGTCTTCTCCATCCCACCCGCTGGAACGTCCATCTCCTCATGCCGTGACCTCCAAACCAGAGGTCTCCTTCCATTTTCCCACCTCAAAGACGGATGATGGGGTGGGTTTGACCCCGTTAGATGTTCTCCGGGCGGAGAGACGAGGCGGagacctccttcctcctcaaacccacctcctgctcctcagccccatcTCAAAGCAGAGCTTTGGGGTCGGTTCCTCACCCC
It encodes the following:
- the LOC141476148 gene encoding L-amino-acid oxidase-like, with the protein product MLLPLPRPPSLISSFFLFFSPVLLQIFLLFLGLLVSGSFQAFPEDCLRDQDYEELLEIVQKGLKPHSSPSEVLVVGAGISGLTAAKLLRDAGHKVTVLETSDRVGGRIKTYRSKGQDWFVELGAMRLPSKHRLVREFIKQFGLKLNPFKETDPKAWFLVNGVRARAEEVTRNPDVLKYPVKPSEKGKSARELYRETLEKALKSFQKMDCKAVLAKYDSFSTKEYLIKEGNLSRGAVDMIGDLMNEDSGFYLSFLDSVWHYYIFSDTSFDEITGGFDRLPGAFRKALPGVVLFNSTVKKIVAEGDKVRVFYNASNSSSSLNHVTADYVLVTSTAKATRRIRFHPPLSLPKSHALRSLHYAASTKVALVCTRKFWEEEGIRGGQSVTDRPSRFIYYPNHNFSDGLGVILASYTWNDDADFFLPLKDEEILEVVFQDLAAVHDLTEGYLREICPEKVVQKWQLDLHSMGAFAAFTPYQFVDYSELLFPPQGRIFFAGEHTAQPHAWIETSVKSGVRAARDIHRRGDPLPEPPTPPRPREMEEEEEEEEEEEEEVTVKTSGSFWAKEDL